A genomic window from Methanoculleus sp. SDB includes:
- a CDS encoding ATP synthase subunit D (produces ATP from ADP in the presence of a proton gradient across the membrane; the D subunit is part of the catalytic core of the ATP synthase complex) encodes MALKDVKPTRSELIGLKKRIKLSERGYNILKMKRDGLILEFFKVLEEAKDSRGAMQERYDRAVEMIAIANTFEGAIGVKAAAMSVKETPEITLNQKNIMGVVVPEIESTRVRKDLSERGYGLLGTSAVIDETATAFEELVEEIIKAAEIETTMKRLLDEIEHTKRRVNALEFKVIPELTEASNFIKMRLDEMEREELFRLKKIKAKSAKA; translated from the coding sequence ATGGCGCTGAAAGATGTAAAACCGACGCGGTCCGAGCTGATTGGTCTCAAGAAGAGGATCAAGCTCTCGGAACGCGGGTACAACATTCTGAAAATGAAGCGCGACGGACTGATCCTTGAGTTCTTCAAGGTGCTGGAGGAGGCGAAAGACAGCCGGGGGGCCATGCAGGAACGATATGACCGGGCTGTCGAGATGATCGCGATCGCAAACACCTTCGAAGGCGCAATCGGGGTCAAAGCAGCCGCGATGTCGGTGAAGGAGACCCCGGAGATCACGCTGAATCAGAAGAACATCATGGGCGTTGTGGTCCCGGAGATTGAATCGACCCGCGTGCGAAAGGACCTCAGCGAGCGGGGATACGGCCTTCTGGGCACCTCGGCGGTCATCGACGAGACGGCGACGGCGTTTGAGGAACTGGTCGAGGAGATCATCAAGGCGGCCGAGATCGAAACGACCATGAAGCGCCTGCTCGACGAAATCGAGCACACGAAGCGTCGTGTCAACGCGCTCGAGTTCAAGGTCATCCCCGAACTCACGGAAGCCAGCAACTTCATCAAGATGCGGCTCGACGAGATGGAGCGGGAAGAGCTCTTCCGGCTCAAGAAGATCAAGGCGAAGTCTGCGAAGGCATAA
- a CDS encoding rubredoxin: MKKIQRYKCRYCEYVYSPLVGEPHRGIPAGTAFEDLPEDYVCPVCGAKGKGAIGKWGFEPWQPTMYRCKVCGYIYDKKRGEPNHGIPPGTAFEDLPADYTCPVCGSDPKITGEYGKVGREQFEPLML; encoded by the coding sequence ATGAAAAAGATACAGCGCTACAAATGCCGGTACTGCGAATACGTCTATTCGCCCCTTGTCGGGGAGCCGCACCGGGGCATTCCTGCGGGCACCGCATTTGAAGATCTGCCGGAGGATTACGTCTGCCCTGTCTGCGGAGCGAAAGGCAAGGGTGCGATTGGCAAATGGGGATTCGAACCCTGGCAGCCGACGATGTACCGGTGCAAAGTATGCGGTTATATCTACGATAAAAAGCGCGGTGAACCGAACCATGGCATACCGCCCGGCACGGCATTTGAAGATCTTCCCGCCGATTACACGTGTCCGGTTTGTGGCAGCGATCCGAAGATTACCGGGGAGTACGGAAAGGTGGGACGAGAGCAGTTCGAGCCGCTCATGCTCTGA
- a CDS encoding multidrug ABC transporter substrate-binding protein — MNEGSRLLQVIQRLELFFSLAIRNLRRHYVRSFLATVGIIIGVMAIASLGILGNSITMLYAGLVSDVSDTVLVTPHLAVSSGDPFDPRNMLPSSISDRDVSRIRKVAGTNRVIPMIRTAAEIQVGDKRGFALLYVLNAGDIPFLVELERGLYPRETSAGCLVGRLLADEYDINAGNRIELGNLTLRVVGIAEERGMAIDINPDFGIIVTQEWYSGIHGDENYSQVVVKLRDLGELEKVKSAIDFQMNRKEDVVDITDSKEILEIFFQTMDAINIMLLGIGAVSLFVASVSILNVMIISVTERTREIGIIRSIGTHRREVMLIFLFEAFILGIVGSIIGGIFSAGVGYVVSISVTESLFGSFGGMGTQSTVLDATAISYIIFGMIFGAVTSMIAGLYPAWKAAALNPIEALRYE, encoded by the coding sequence ATGAATGAAGGATCGCGTCTGCTCCAGGTTATCCAGAGGCTGGAGCTGTTTTTCTCTCTCGCCATACGAAACTTAAGAAGGCACTATGTCCGGTCGTTTCTTGCCACGGTCGGGATAATCATCGGTGTCATGGCAATCGCTTCGCTGGGCATACTCGGCAACAGCATCACCATGCTCTACGCCGGCCTTGTCTCAGATGTCAGCGATACGGTCCTTGTCACGCCACATCTCGCCGTATCTAGCGGGGACCCGTTCGATCCGCGTAATATGCTGCCTTCGTCGATCTCGGACCGGGATGTCAGCAGGATCCGGAAAGTGGCGGGCACAAACCGCGTCATTCCGATGATCCGCACTGCCGCGGAGATTCAGGTCGGCGATAAAAGAGGATTCGCACTGTTGTACGTCCTGAACGCCGGGGACATCCCGTTTCTGGTCGAACTGGAACGTGGCCTGTATCCCCGGGAAACATCGGCGGGATGCCTTGTTGGCCGCCTGCTCGCAGACGAATACGACATTAATGCAGGAAACAGGATAGAGCTCGGAAACCTGACCCTCAGAGTTGTGGGAATTGCCGAAGAACGGGGAATGGCGATCGATATAAATCCCGATTTCGGCATCATCGTAACTCAGGAGTGGTACTCCGGAATCCATGGTGATGAGAACTACAGCCAGGTCGTGGTGAAACTGCGGGACCTCGGGGAACTGGAGAAAGTAAAAAGCGCCATCGACTTCCAGATGAACAGAAAGGAGGACGTCGTCGATATCACCGATTCAAAAGAGATTCTCGAGATATTTTTCCAGACAATGGATGCGATCAACATCATGCTCCTCGGTATCGGCGCCGTATCGCTCTTCGTCGCCAGTGTCAGCATCCTCAACGTGATGATTATTTCCGTCACCGAACGGACACGGGAGATAGGAATTATCCGGAGCATCGGCACACATCGCCGGGAGGTGATGCTCATATTCCTGTTCGAAGCGTTTATCCTCGGTATCGTGGGAAGCATCATCGGGGGCATATTCAGTGCGGGCGTCGGGTACGTCGTCAGCATCTCGGTAACCGAGTCGCTCTTCGGATCCTTCGGCGGTATGGGCACTCAGTCGACAGTGCTTGATGCGACGGCGATCTCCTATATCATCTTCGGCATGATCTTCGGCGCCGTGACGAGCATGATTGCGGGCCTCTACCCGGCATGGAAAGCCGCAGCTCTCAATCCCATCGAAGCGCTCAGGTACGAGTGA
- a CDS encoding pyridoxamine 5-phosphate oxidase, with amino-acid sequence MVTLTEDIKKAMATIKAFPVATASKDGWPNVVPIGFLELVDDETIWIADNFMLKTIANVRENPKIAIFVWGPETKGCYQIKGEITIQTSGPDFEKMQQTVRAKMAKAPAKGLLIMKITGVFECAPGPNAGAKIL; translated from the coding sequence ATGGTTACACTGACCGAAGATATAAAGAAGGCGATGGCGACGATCAAGGCATTTCCGGTGGCAACCGCCTCGAAGGACGGATGGCCCAACGTCGTGCCTATCGGATTCCTGGAACTTGTCGATGACGAAACAATATGGATTGCCGACAATTTTATGCTGAAAACGATTGCAAATGTCCGGGAAAACCCGAAGATTGCGATTTTTGTCTGGGGCCCCGAGACGAAGGGATGCTACCAGATTAAAGGCGAGATTACCATCCAGACGAGCGGCCCCGACTTTGAGAAGATGCAGCAGACCGTGCGGGCAAAGATGGCAAAAGCGCCGGCGAAGGGCCTTCTCATCATGAAGATTACCGGTGTCTTCGAATGCGCCCCCGGGCCGAATGCCGGGGCAAAGATCCTGTGA
- a CDS encoding multidrug ABC transporter substrate-binding protein, translated as MIFLQFALRNLQRHWIRSLLSIIGIIIGVIAIASLAILGNSINLLVANVITDVGDTLVISPHTAASETFVGDPRQAVDATIGANQVNEIRRAAGSHRVIPVLMGAEVIRFGDEGGNAQIIGLATDDIPFLLDLDRGQYVRQNLPGCLIGSFLADEFELEPGNRILIGDEEIRVVGILRERGYAADINPDYAVVVAEPWYSDYFETADEYSMVIVKVRSLGEIDAVKDAIDYQLNRREDTVDIIDSRDLIKTYEEIYDQMTMFLIGIGAISLIVAAVNILNVMYISVTERIHEIGIMRSIGTNRRDVLQMFLFEAIVLGVIGSIVGGFFSTIGGYIISAVAIEAFTVGTTFGENATIFDSTAVAYVFFAMGFGIVISALSGLYPAWKAAQLSPIEALRHE; from the coding sequence ATGATCTTTCTGCAGTTCGCGCTGAGGAACCTGCAACGGCACTGGATCCGGTCGCTCCTCTCCATCATCGGAATCATCATCGGTGTAATCGCCATTGCGTCCCTCGCAATCCTCGGCAACAGCATCAACCTCCTTGTCGCCAACGTCATCACGGACGTGGGCGACACGCTCGTGATCAGCCCCCACACCGCTGCTTCGGAGACGTTCGTGGGGGATCCGCGGCAGGCGGTGGACGCTACGATCGGTGCGAATCAGGTGAATGAAATCCGGCGGGCTGCCGGATCACACCGGGTGATACCGGTGCTTATGGGTGCCGAGGTCATCCGGTTCGGAGACGAAGGCGGCAACGCCCAGATCATCGGCCTTGCGACCGACGACATCCCCTTCCTCCTCGATCTCGACAGGGGCCAGTATGTGCGCCAGAACCTCCCCGGCTGTCTCATCGGGTCATTCCTTGCCGATGAGTTCGAACTCGAGCCGGGAAACCGTATTCTCATCGGGGACGAGGAGATCCGTGTCGTCGGCATTCTCCGGGAACGCGGCTATGCCGCCGACATCAATCCCGATTATGCGGTCGTCGTGGCAGAGCCATGGTATAGCGACTATTTTGAAACTGCGGACGAGTACTCGATGGTCATCGTCAAAGTCCGGAGCCTCGGCGAGATCGATGCCGTCAAGGATGCAATTGACTACCAGCTCAATCGAAGGGAAGACACGGTCGACATCATCGACTCACGCGATCTCATCAAGACCTACGAAGAGATCTATGACCAGATGACCATGTTCCTTATCGGGATCGGAGCGATCTCCCTCATTGTCGCGGCAGTGAACATCCTCAACGTCATGTATATCTCCGTCACCGAGAGGATCCACGAGATCGGCATCATGCGGAGCATCGGGACGAACCGCAGGGATGTGCTGCAGATGTTTCTCTTCGAGGCGATTGTGCTCGGCGTTATCGGCAGCATAGTCGGCGGGTTTTTCAGTACTATCGGAGGGTATATCATCAGTGCCGTGGCAATCGAAGCCTTTACTGTCGGGACTACATTCGGTGAGAACGCCACGATCTTCGACTCGACGGCCGTGGCGTATGTTTTTTTTGCCATGGGATTCGGGATAGTCATCAGCGCCCTTTCGGGACTGTATCCGGCGTGGAAGGCGGCGCAGCTGAGTCCGATCGAGGCGTTGCGCCATGAATGA
- a CDS encoding phosphoglycerate kinase — protein MAFLTLNDVDLSRKTALLRVDFNSPIDPVSSTILDDKRFREHVPTIQALEDAKCVILTHQSRPGKKDFTTLEAHAEILGRLLSRPVRYVDDIFGKCARDAVRTMEPGDVLMLENVRFNAEENLKLRPEDAKNTLFVRKIVQMADIYVNDAFGTAHRSQPSMVGIPLAIRSVAGLLMQREVETLSRVITGAPKPVVFVLGGTKVDDSIDVARNVLENGIADRVVVVGVVANIFLMAAGYDIGAPSSQLVEQLGYAGEIAKARDLLDRFRDAILMPSHVAVRDGNVRVEHAVDAIPPDKPVMDLGMDAVFPTVAVLRAAGTVVFNGPAGVFEDAHFSIGTLELLRAASEAGFSVVGGGHTAAVTEKIGIEDRFTHISTGGGACIEFLTGKPLPAVSALEASKRLFW, from the coding sequence ATGGCATTTTTAACACTGAATGATGTGGATCTTTCCCGCAAGACGGCACTCTTGCGGGTTGACTTCAATTCGCCGATAGACCCGGTATCCAGCACGATTCTTGACGACAAACGGTTTCGGGAGCATGTGCCGACCATTCAGGCGCTGGAGGATGCGAAATGCGTCATTCTCACGCACCAGAGCCGCCCCGGGAAGAAGGATTTTACGACGCTGGAGGCGCATGCGGAGATCCTCGGGCGGCTTCTCTCCCGGCCGGTGCGGTACGTTGATGACATCTTCGGGAAATGCGCCCGCGACGCGGTGCGAACCATGGAGCCGGGTGACGTGCTCATGCTCGAAAACGTTCGGTTCAACGCCGAGGAGAACCTGAAACTCCGGCCCGAAGATGCTAAAAATACGCTTTTCGTCCGGAAAATCGTGCAGATGGCGGATATCTACGTCAACGATGCTTTCGGGACGGCACACCGCTCACAGCCTTCCATGGTCGGGATCCCGCTTGCGATCCGATCGGTCGCGGGCCTTCTGATGCAGCGGGAAGTCGAGACGCTCTCCCGTGTCATTACGGGAGCTCCGAAACCGGTTGTCTTCGTGCTGGGAGGGACCAAGGTGGACGATTCGATAGACGTAGCTCGAAACGTGCTTGAAAACGGCATCGCTGACCGTGTTGTCGTGGTCGGTGTGGTCGCAAACATCTTTCTCATGGCCGCCGGGTATGACATCGGCGCCCCCTCCTCCCAGCTCGTCGAACAGCTTGGATATGCAGGGGAAATCGCGAAGGCACGGGATTTGCTTGACCGGTTCCGCGACGCCATTCTCATGCCCTCCCATGTGGCGGTCAGGGACGGGAACGTGCGGGTCGAGCACGCGGTGGATGCCATCCCCCCGGATAAACCTGTCATGGATCTGGGGATGGATGCTGTTTTCCCGACTGTGGCAGTTCTCCGTGCCGCGGGAACTGTGGTATTCAATGGTCCGGCGGGAGTCTTTGAGGACGCACACTTCTCGATCGGAACACTCGAGCTGTTGCGGGCGGCGAGCGAGGCAGGTTTCTCCGTCGTGGGCGGCGGGCATACGGCTGCAGTCACCGAAAAGATCGGTATTGAAGACCGTTTTACCCATATTTCAACCGGAGGGGGGGCCTGCATCGAATTTCTGACCGGAAAACCCCTGCCCGCAGTTTCGGCACTTGAGGCATCAAAACGGCTTTTCTGGTAA